The region TTTTGCCTCGCCGAACAATTCTTCGATCCGCTTCCTCATCCGCTGGGATATCCGGTATTCTATGGTTTTGTTTAATTGCTTCGCTGCATTTATGGAATCTTCGTAGAGATGATAACTCACTGACCGCGCCCGGTCTCTCGTGCATTCTGCTTTCTTTACACACAGCTTACAATCTTTCCTGCTTGCACGGTAGACATGCTGCCTGCTGTGTTTGTGTATCCCCCAATACTTCATTTCTTTCCCTTCGGGACATAGAAATATGTTACGCTGTTTATCAAAATTGAATCTCTCTATCGGATAAATTCCTTTCTCATTTCGGCTTCGGTTGTTTACTATCGGTATATGGGGCTGTATATGCTCCTTCAGAACAGCATCTATAAACTCCCCGGCACAGTACCCTTTATCTGCTCCAAGAGTCTGTGGCTTTATGCCGTAGGTATCTTTTATTCTTTGTATCTGACGAAGAGCATTCTTGCAGTCCGTATTCTTATCAGGCTTGCCGATATCGGTCCCTATTATTATCCTGCTCTTACTGTCCATGACATAGGTAGCTGCATGGCTCAATTCCGTTGCCCCCATAGACGTTTTCCTCGCAAGCCGTGCATCAGGATCCGTATGCGATCGGTGAGTATCGTTGCTTATCGCCTCGCCCCGGTTCGCTTTCCCATATCCGGGTTCCCATGGCTTTTCTTCTACAGGGTTCTCCTTCTCAAGCTTCTCTATGTATTCCTTAGGCTTCATCTCCACCACGACCGGCTCAAGGCTCTTGATCGATGCATTCGCTTTTATGTTCGTGCTGTCTACGGTAAGGTGCCTCCCCGTTAATAACCCCTGTGTTATACACTGCCGTACTATCTCATCAAATATCTCTTGAAATACTTTGCCCTCTGAAAATCTATCATGCCGGTTCTTTGAAAACGTCGAGTGGTCTGGTACCTTGTCGTCGAGATTTAATCCTACAAACCATCGGTACCCTATATGCATATTTACTTCCTCGCATAATCGCCGCTCAGAATTGATCCCGTATAAATATCCTACCAGAAGCATTCTTAGTAATATCTCCGGGTCTATGGAGGGACGGCCAGTCTGACTATACAAGTGCTTTACCTTATCTCTTATAAAACCAGAATCTACATACTTCTCTACAA is a window of Deltaproteobacteria bacterium DNA encoding:
- a CDS encoding transposase, giving the protein MIPENHLLRLVEKYVDSGFIRDKVKHLYSQTGRPSIDPEILLRMLLVGYLYGINSERRLCEEVNMHIGYRWFVGLNLDDKVPDHSTFSKNRHDRFSEGKVFQEIFDEIVRQCITQGLLTGRHLTVDSTNIKANASIKSLEPVVVEMKPKEYIEKLEKENPVEEKPWEPGYGKANRGEAISNDTHRSHTDPDARLARKTSMGATELSHAATYVMDSKSRIIIGTDIGKPDKNTDCKNALRQIQRIKDTYGIKPQTLGADKGYCAGEFIDAVLKEHIQPHIPIVNNRSRNEKGIYPIERFNFDKQRNIFLCPEGKEMKYWGIHKHSRQHVYRASRKDCKLCVKKAECTRDRARSVSYHLYEDSINAAKQLNKTIEYRISQRMRKRIEELFGEAKEFMGLRRAKFRGAEFVREQILMTAAAQNIKRMVKMLSRRWPQKEGMEVKKPFLSSPMIGLADLFCRLTQNINRMQFDGLNCFENT